A genomic window from Pocillopora verrucosa isolate sample1 chromosome 7, ASM3666991v2, whole genome shotgun sequence includes:
- the LOC131781460 gene encoding uncharacterized protein has translation MSAIFHLLFLTSLAAKSFSGIKCADQDWGPSDRAAEQSYFLEEEFHYLDVTQIRKLAIFDMFHCALACLRNNLCLSLNMATSHGTDGKLWCELLSSDKNRNAGNYHKNTSSHHFFIVRSPCSSSPCQNGGTCIPNFSSNTIDCLCKESFVGEFCEKAVKSCKEIYEANKSNMSKLVSLHLGSQPATVLCHMGDFGCGHGGWTPVMKINGNKSTFHYDSDYWSNKTEYNTAGGETGFDSQETKLPTYWGTSFSKICLGMKIGEQIRFVVINMKANSLYSLIADGKYRKTSLGRDSWKTLIGSEASLQSDCNKEGFNVLCNKSHHSKARIGIASNNQDDCLSCDSRIGFGTGGQFDDSNTCGNEASSYSPDNGAKHIKARGYILVH, from the exons ATGTCCGCAATTTTCCATTTGCTCTTCCTGACATCTCTTGCAGCCAAATCTTTCTCAG GAATAAAATGTGCTGACCAAGATTGGGGCCCTTCTGACCGAGCAGCTGAACAAAGCTATTTTCTTGAAGAGGAGTTCCATTATTTGGACGTTACTCAGATCAGAAAGTTGGCGATATTCGACATGTTTCATTGCGCCCTGGCATGCCTCCGAAATAATTTGTGCCTCTCTTTAAACATGGCCACCTCTCATGGAACAGACGGAAAACTTTGGTGCGAATTACTGTCTTCTGATAAAAACAGAAACGCTGGGAACTACCACAAAAACACGAGTTCgcatcattttttcattgtgCGG TCTCCTTGTTCTTCATCGCCGTGTCAAAACGGAGGAACCTGCATCCCGAATTTCAGCTCCAACACTATTGACTGTCTTTGTAAAGAAAGTTTCGTTGGAGAATTTTGCGAAAAAG CTGTAAAATCATGCAAGGAAATATATGAGGCAAACAA ATCAAACATGAGTAAATTGGTTTCTCTTCATCTGGGCTCACAGCCAGCTACAGTTTTATGTCACATgggagattttggatgtggacatggaggatggacgccagTCATGAAAATTAACGGCAACAAG AGTACCTTTCACTATGATTCTGATTACTGGAGTAATAAAACTGAATACAACACTGCTGGAGGGGAGACTGGATTCgactcacaagagaccaagttGCCTACTTACTGGGGcacatccttctccaagatctgtctcggtatgaagatcggTGAACAGATCAGATTCGTTGTAATCAATATGAAGGCCAACTCTCTTTACTCATTGATCGCTGACGGAAAATACCGAAAAACCTCGTTGGGTCGTGACTCGTGGAAAACACTCATTGGCTCAGAGGCCTCCCTGCAGTCTGACTGTAACAAGGAAGGATTTAATGTTCTGTGTAACAAGTCTCATCACTCCAAAGCGAGAATCGGCATCGCTTCTAACAACCAGGATGACTGCCTCTCTTGCGACTCCAGGATTGGGTTTGGTACAGGAGGGCAATTTGATGACAGTAACACATGTGGAAACGAGGCTTCTTCTTATTCACCGGATAATGGGGCTAAACACATTAAAGCCAGGGGTTACATTTTGGTTCAttga
- the LOC131781453 gene encoding uncharacterized protein: MFHCTLACLRNNLCLSLNMASSRGTEGKLWCELLSSDKNRNAENYHKNTSSHHFSILRSPCSSSPCQNGRTCIPNFNSNTFDCLCKESFLGEFCEKAVKSCKEVYEANKSNVSRLVSLHLGSQPTTVLCHMGDFGCGDGGWTPVMKINGNKSTFHYDSGYWSNKIEYNTAGGETGFDSQETKLPTYWDTSFSKICLSMKIGGQIRFIVINMKASSLYSLIADEKYRNTSLGRDTWKKLIGSEASLQRYCNTEGFNVICGGSDFSKARIGTATNDQDNCLSCDSRIGFGTGGQYDPYNTCGNEATREPDNGDKHIKAMGYILVY; the protein is encoded by the exons ATGTTTCATTGCACTCTGGCGTGCCTTCGAAATAATTTGTGCCTCTCTTTAAACATGGCCTCTTCTCGTGGAACAGAAGGAAAGCTTTGGTGCGAATTACTGTCCTCCGATAAGAACAGAAACGCTGAGAACTATCACAAAAACACGAGTTCGCATCATTTTTCCATTCTGCGG TCTCCATGTTCTTCATCGCCGTGTCAAAACGGAAGAACCTGCATCCCGAATTTTAACTCCAACACTTTTGATTGTCTTTGTAAAGAAAGTTTCTTGGGAGAATTTTGCGAGAAAG CTGTAAAATCATGCAAGGAAGTGTACGAAGCAAACAA ATCAAACGTGAGTAGACTGGTTTCTCTTCATCTGGGCTCACAGCCAACGACAGTTCTTTGTCACATGGGAGATTTTGGAtgcggagatggaggatggacacCAGTCATGAAGATTAACGGCAACAAG AGTACCTTTCACTATGATTCTGGTTACTGGAGtaataaaattgaatacaaCACTGCTGGAGGGGAGACTGGATTCgactcacaagagaccaagCTGCCTACTTACTGGGacacatccttctccaagatctgtctcagCATGAAGATCGGCGGACAGATCAGATTCATTGTAATCAATATGAAGGCCAGCTCTCTTTACTCATTAATCGCTGACGAGAAATACCGAAACACCTCATTGGGTCGTGACACGTGGAAGAAGCTTATTGGCTCAGAGGCCTCATTGCAGCGTTACTGTAACACAGAAGGGTTCAATGTTATCTGTGGTGGGTCTGATTTTTCCAAAGCAAGAATCGGCACCGCCACTAACGACCAGGATAACTGCCTCTCTTGCGACTCCAGGATTGGATTTGGTACAGGAGGACAATATGATCCCTATAACACCTGTGGAAACGAGGCTACTCGTGAACCGGATAATGGCGATAAACACATTAAAGCCATGGGTTACATTTTGGTTTAttga